In Alistipes ihumii AP11, a genomic segment contains:
- a CDS encoding efflux RND transporter permease subunit: MLNRIIEFSLRNRMLVMIAGVVLLVAGTYTARKMEVDVFPDLNAPTVVVMTEASGMAAEEVERTVTFPIETAVNGATDVRRVRSSSTSGFSVVWVEFDWGTDIYLARQIVSEKLATLNETLPNNVGTPTLGPQSSILGELMIIGLTSDSTSLEELRTLADWTIRPRLLSTGGVAQVTVIGGDIKEYQILLDPARMKHFGVTTGEVLGVVENLTRNSSGGILNQHGNEYIIRGMLSTADEDEMGRAVIRIENGLPVTLEQVADVRIGAKTPRLGTASERGKPAVLMTVTKQPNTNSLELTEKLDRAVAELSETLPADVHVSTDSFRQARFIEGSIDNIQKSLFEGAIFVVIVLLVFLMNFRTTVISLVALPLSLLVSILALKWMGLTINTMSLGGMAIAIGSLVDDAIIDVENVFKRLRENFARPKDQRLPTLSIVFEASKEIRTSVVHATIITIVAFVPLFFLDGMEGRMLRPLGISFIVALFASMIVAVTLTPVLCSYLLTGDRVLRRNEKEPVVSRFLKRVYRRVLEWVLAHKKAVLGSTVVLFAGALAVFLSLGRSFLPPFNEGSLTINASTMPGISLEESDKIGSQVESILLEIPEIRTVVRKTGRAELDEHALGVGVSEIEAPYELADRSRSEFMADVRRRLGVLHGVNIEIGQPISHRIDAMLSGTKANIAIKLFGPDLNRLFALGNRIKSSIADIDGIADLNVEQQIERPQLQIRPKREMLARYGITLPAFAEFVEVALGGRVVSQVYDEGRSFDVTVKASDASRNDMERIGELMLDGTDGKVPLSYVADIVSTSGPNAIGRENAQRLIVVSANVADRDLRSVVNEIGETIRTQVPMPEGYHVEYGGQFESEQAASRTLTLTSLVALLVIFLLLYQEFRSLKIAGVILLNLPLALIGGVASLWLTSGEVSIPAIIGFISLLGIATRNGILLVSHYNHLRGEGMPLHESVVQGSLDRLNPILMTALSSALALIPLALGGSLPGNEIQSPMAKVILGGLLSSTLLNGFIIPSVYLIVNRKKPKA, from the coding sequence GACCGAGGCGAGCGGCATGGCGGCCGAAGAAGTCGAGCGGACCGTGACCTTCCCGATCGAAACGGCCGTGAACGGAGCGACCGACGTGCGTCGCGTCCGTTCGAGCTCGACCTCCGGCTTCTCGGTCGTATGGGTCGAGTTCGACTGGGGAACCGACATCTACCTGGCCCGCCAGATCGTATCCGAAAAGCTGGCTACGCTGAACGAAACGCTTCCGAACAACGTCGGGACGCCGACGCTCGGACCGCAGTCGTCCATTCTGGGCGAGCTGATGATTATCGGCCTGACCTCGGACAGCACTTCGCTCGAAGAACTGCGGACACTGGCCGACTGGACGATCCGCCCCCGGCTGCTCTCGACCGGAGGCGTAGCCCAGGTGACCGTCATCGGCGGCGATATCAAGGAGTACCAGATCCTGCTGGACCCTGCCCGGATGAAACATTTCGGCGTCACGACGGGCGAAGTGCTCGGCGTGGTCGAGAACCTGACCCGTAACTCGAGCGGAGGAATTCTGAACCAGCACGGCAACGAATACATCATCCGGGGCATGCTCTCGACGGCCGACGAGGACGAAATGGGACGAGCCGTGATCCGTATCGAGAACGGCCTCCCCGTTACGCTCGAACAGGTGGCCGACGTGCGGATCGGAGCCAAGACGCCCCGGCTGGGCACGGCATCCGAACGCGGTAAGCCGGCCGTGCTGATGACCGTCACGAAGCAGCCTAACACGAACTCGCTCGAACTGACCGAAAAACTCGACCGAGCCGTCGCCGAACTGAGCGAGACGCTGCCTGCGGACGTGCACGTATCGACCGACTCGTTCCGTCAGGCCCGTTTCATCGAAGGCTCGATCGACAACATTCAGAAATCGCTGTTCGAAGGAGCGATCTTCGTCGTGATCGTCCTGCTGGTCTTTCTGATGAACTTCCGCACGACGGTCATCTCGCTGGTCGCGCTGCCGCTCTCGCTGCTCGTGTCGATTCTGGCGTTGAAATGGATGGGGCTCACGATCAACACGATGAGCCTCGGAGGCATGGCCATCGCGATCGGATCGCTCGTCGACGACGCGATCATCGACGTCGAGAACGTATTCAAAAGGCTGCGCGAGAATTTCGCGCGCCCCAAGGACCAGCGGCTGCCGACGCTGAGCATCGTTTTCGAGGCGTCGAAAGAGATCCGTACGTCGGTCGTCCACGCGACGATCATCACGATCGTGGCCTTCGTCCCGCTTTTCTTCCTCGACGGCATGGAAGGGCGCATGCTGCGCCCGTTGGGCATCTCGTTCATCGTCGCGCTGTTCGCGTCGATGATCGTGGCGGTCACGCTGACGCCCGTGCTGTGCAGCTACCTGCTGACCGGCGACCGGGTACTCCGCCGCAACGAAAAGGAACCCGTCGTCTCGCGCTTTCTGAAGCGCGTCTACCGCCGCGTGCTCGAATGGGTGCTCGCCCATAAGAAAGCCGTACTCGGCTCGACCGTCGTCCTGTTCGCCGGGGCGCTCGCCGTTTTCCTCTCGCTGGGCCGCAGCTTCCTGCCCCCATTCAACGAAGGCTCGCTGACGATCAACGCCTCGACGATGCCGGGCATCTCGCTCGAAGAGTCCGACAAGATCGGCAGCCAAGTGGAAAGCATTCTGCTCGAAATACCCGAAATCCGGACGGTCGTCCGCAAAACGGGCCGCGCCGAGCTGGACGAGCATGCGCTGGGCGTCGGCGTATCGGAAATCGAAGCGCCGTACGAACTCGCGGACCGATCGCGCAGCGAATTCATGGCCGACGTGCGCAGACGGCTGGGCGTGCTTCACGGCGTCAACATCGAAATCGGACAGCCCATTTCGCACCGGATCGACGCGATGCTGTCGGGCACCAAGGCCAATATCGCAATCAAGCTGTTCGGCCCGGACCTGAACCGCCTGTTCGCGCTCGGCAACCGGATCAAAAGCTCTATCGCGGACATCGACGGCATAGCCGACCTGAACGTCGAGCAGCAAATCGAGCGGCCTCAGCTGCAAATCCGGCCCAAACGCGAAATGCTGGCCCGCTACGGTATCACGCTGCCCGCTTTCGCCGAATTCGTCGAGGTGGCGCTCGGCGGACGGGTCGTCTCGCAGGTATACGACGAAGGACGCTCGTTCGACGTGACGGTCAAGGCATCGGATGCCAGCCGGAACGACATGGAGCGCATCGGCGAGCTGATGCTCGACGGAACCGACGGGAAAGTCCCCCTGAGCTACGTGGCCGACATCGTGTCGACATCGGGTCCCAACGCGATCGGTCGCGAGAACGCCCAGCGCCTGATCGTCGTATCGGCCAACGTGGCCGACCGCGACCTGCGCAGCGTCGTCAACGAAATCGGCGAAACGATCCGGACGCAAGTGCCCATGCCGGAAGGATATCATGTGGAATACGGCGGACAGTTCGAGAGCGAACAGGCGGCCTCACGCACGCTGACGCTGACGTCGCTCGTCGCGCTGCTCGTCATTTTCCTGCTGCTGTATCAGGAATTCCGCAGCCTGAAGATCGCCGGCGTCATCCTGCTGAACCTGCCGCTGGCCCTGATCGGCGGCGTTGCGAGCCTGTGGCTCACTTCGGGCGAAGTGAGCATTCCGGCCATCATCGGGTTCATCTCGCTGCTGGGCATCGCCACGCGCAACGGCATTCTGCTCGTTTCGCACTACAACCACCTGCGCGGCGAGGGCATGCCGCTGCACGAAAGCGTCGTGCAGGGCTCGCTGGACCGGCTGAATCCGATCCTGATGACCGCGCTGTCGTCGGCTCTGGCGCTGATTCCGCTCGCGCTGGGAGGCAGCCTGCCCGGCAACGAAATACAGAGCCCGATGGCCAAAGTCATACTCGGCGGACTGCTCAGCTCGACACTGCTCAACGGATTCATCATTCCGTCGGTCTACCTGATTGTCAACCGTAAAAAACCGAAAGCATGA
- a CDS encoding TolC family protein, translating into MKRIPIILFFLVLAPAASAQRSIDEVLRQVENASRELEAQRQLTAAQKQDAATGKYMANPTVEMEKMWGAAGAGQNTELAVVQTIDFPTVYGSRNRIAKLKGSLYEKQWESQRQQLLLQAKQLCIEIVYLYRQRDLLDERLSNAERLSEAYRRKMETGDATSLEANKIAVESISARTAADLNRAELQAKIQQLNTMTGDSDDSFEDVTYPPVETLPPADVLSEAYMSGNPLLESMENTLEIDRRTVALNRGLSLPQFEVGYRHDYGEGRATGFKVGMSVPLFENKNKVKAAKAAAVSSQAQLESARTNAASQFRMLYDQAVALSESMRSMRSALASQNSLEILGKALDAGQISVIDYFTEANLLFESRGTLLQIERDYQSAVAALYSFSL; encoded by the coding sequence ATGAAACGCATACCGATCATACTGTTCTTCCTCGTACTGGCTCCGGCAGCCTCGGCCCAGCGAAGCATCGACGAGGTGCTCCGTCAGGTCGAAAACGCGAGCCGCGAGCTGGAAGCGCAACGGCAACTGACCGCGGCGCAGAAGCAAGACGCCGCCACGGGCAAATACATGGCCAACCCGACGGTCGAAATGGAAAAGATGTGGGGAGCGGCCGGAGCAGGGCAGAACACCGAGCTGGCCGTCGTCCAGACGATCGATTTCCCGACCGTCTACGGGTCCCGCAACCGGATCGCCAAGCTCAAAGGCTCCCTGTATGAAAAGCAATGGGAATCCCAGAGGCAACAGCTGCTGCTGCAGGCCAAGCAGCTCTGTATCGAAATCGTCTACCTCTACCGTCAGCGGGACCTGCTCGACGAACGGTTATCGAACGCCGAGCGACTGAGCGAAGCGTACAGGCGAAAAATGGAGACGGGCGACGCGACCTCCCTCGAAGCGAACAAGATCGCCGTCGAGTCGATCTCGGCCCGTACGGCCGCCGATCTGAACCGAGCTGAGCTGCAAGCCAAAATCCAGCAACTCAACACGATGACCGGAGACAGCGACGACTCGTTCGAGGACGTGACCTACCCCCCGGTCGAAACGCTGCCGCCGGCCGACGTGTTGTCCGAGGCATACATGAGCGGCAACCCGCTGCTCGAAAGCATGGAAAATACGCTCGAGATCGATCGCCGGACCGTGGCTCTGAATCGGGGACTCTCTCTGCCCCAGTTCGAGGTAGGATACCGGCACGACTACGGAGAAGGCCGCGCCACGGGATTCAAGGTCGGCATGTCGGTGCCGCTTTTCGAGAACAAGAACAAGGTCAAGGCGGCCAAGGCGGCGGCCGTCTCGTCTCAGGCTCAATTGGAAAGCGCCCGGACGAACGCGGCGTCCCAGTTCCGGATGCTGTACGATCAGGCCGTCGCGCTCTCCGAATCGATGCGGTCGATGCGGTCGGCCCTCGCATCGCAGAACAGCCTCGAGATTCTCGGCAAGGCGCTCGATGCGGGGCAGATCAGCGTGATCGACTATTTCACCGAGGCGAACCTGCTGTTCGAAAGCCGCGGAACGCTGCTCCAGATCGAGCGGGACTACCAGTCGGCCGTAGCCGCCCTGTACAGCTTCTCGCTATAG
- a CDS encoding aminotransferase class I/II-fold pyridoxal phosphate-dependent enzyme produces the protein MKIVGEPKAFLSNEALQLLNLYESLGQRAEIFLPRHIFDNLTSFVSLCMEEPDDPAKQQAEINRYLLKFREDIPGYTHVSLMLIPHNNSKAFELSSKRGEFAKKISALLDTDGTTTEIKTLLRNIRDSHDLSVGTPPINSRHIDFMSQVQLGGHVRDLRKYRDVIGVTGDINEAHWNYLMDTLEQMISQSTHYTTKAEISDFLHRSQWAVNFKGMNGMIRTVVSGNADKAVQLLKGDVFHKDAVVVLESPAPETLYEQMTADTTSIFVVKVKHARINHYSGPKWFPLLTRLVIVDDSKESRSSNTSLVFCFHNGIINTLNKVHTKKLGSPANTQLNLRLILENVNPSYLKEFREKLEMQIEEYGREIKSLLLEQTGSDTDIEKRITLFKLDSFSRQVVQDKYSLEKLRDFIFFLENCHKQENKKIQTQELIDEFESRMKNYFYAGNKLIDVITILEGGGRHQIKTFGDYLRSRTFNNLSSKIRYACRLILDIIPSCYERTLKNHFHKNFGINLFLEKYQEYITKTSRDADNKGRFEKFLIDLGIRDKYFALSDDDKEIVKNFLSALGNLDQTSVSDSVQMIIRDLLFNPNGRPKPYIVYNAVQAWEYKDLLPDDCFDINPFDIEIENDADGRLAYDRLVDKLLRIKSTLALFDDSGSLWDLFCENTTIIVNDPNNPTGYSDFNSESVNNFLRFLNSCKITLFLDEAYAESVKIEDRTMPKWRTLSRYIMNNINAQSRIKAVSSLSTTKNLAATGERLGAVALTPQASDFAKYARSCNSAAHGNNNSLLMLNNTLQTAQVAKSIKDQIEAELPKNASRSKIKKAIVRFIVNQIDKTEQSNEISKTNRQLHKTAGFEGSPLYLFLLDELIALDKLDVLGLPDDFKYQGEPFFVYYQAKLVENLNRFRINKNFRSESLKRMKMAKSVAARLLEEAPEGTELGYIQSDGSYLFNFRILGPFSYADVLLFCRALAKYRGVATVPYPTGLVRFSLGGYIAAGKEGMKIFSAEIEDAFSIFIRYWTRFAAERADEANKGVESKDLLERVFYSPKDQDFIDSLIRDYKLSARYKKDKAPSLQIRDVRSLYHTSPERSGVTITTIGRSANSVIELHGDIVGSCKDVFEFVRSSAFTKIYENLLAQVYKKVPALSDMDFNTVSSRYSKAVILKYITNKKTFQPNHHVLDNPEEKNVMREILIEMENLLFSDSKMKILAINATGDPALDKAKLEGLNAIIKKYIREILLHFNLPFEKESLEPSRKEIIRTAGECFEEITGIKLSELNLNIWVDEFMRNLRDLPEFKGLLISQKSIGYIMDTVAEGIARSPEITDKILYLYLLNNDNSFYKLVCKKLQYFNEKIKSCDDAELRMFTEEFVSEILPMQLEELSNYIMRKKDIKIAESEIYAVTRRVVRFYISMIKRTRGTDYYNRYAHTMVRIVETAFKKQNSSVNEMVQHGISLYKGFAMENKALETFEGGRISWINELMSKCGVISSEQPVQQHTRIVTDAKKREYPFHKIDRTESRRAEALPSDDHPTEYIRYIDTRPDSSFFTNRLSRFVRNMDSDDYRCKVVKHGIVKELVIFQKGYLKYLTDNYRLNYTEDISLKDIVNFVPDVISLLGAPEKLISFPQIGYFDIKGPSGNIKTIVTPLKKEADYFGDVKKPRLTVINEKVKEIGGIPRHGSLFLVEENDGSVFVIEINGDSGVGKSEMIAAFVLKWLRNNLEGIRSVKMIAGDMFHEFQDADGNLYGIGTEVGDFSRTTDFDPDYIKYYKFLFESSADSNVDDRNARSTVSGMCDITMPYRVDIMLSASNYSKDEGGITRMDNPENFLLYIDAHGERKEKATSGDGPNFQRTLKRYTADKNIVEVISRHGNYLDDILDWDYNPIDRQYYLASSYKLLDKIDITEVVRMIFVGHSFTRDGIRYTIEDVAFDMIQNRFTASTVYEDEAEKVYTDIVLDRRIFSSIFDALASTPGGQPFIAEEDQVETVHRLIECLRGGKDGRGGARHIQCGVLSTEIGKKGREITGPQKAAAALKQLIQEVRVNKPEINEGKIKVKRLINEKYYHIFGGEMNSSELWRYNFYLYQLENMRKADLRRMDNRNKRVDISNLVDFHPVAPDHEFSPLLVNPNLNIELSSFSETFEELMSFPNYPEFAEEFAAKLDRLYIADGYSEETNINNMIVQLLILEGYISSDDLAQGSVIEKVNRETIAAAKHAVVQYLNRQRSERAAEQPQTAAKKTPEKSKQERNK, from the coding sequence ATGAAAATTGTAGGCGAACCGAAAGCGTTTCTGAGCAACGAGGCGCTGCAGCTTCTGAACCTGTACGAATCACTGGGACAGCGTGCGGAAATCTTCCTGCCGCGCCACATCTTCGATAACCTCACAAGCTTCGTGAGCCTCTGCATGGAGGAGCCCGACGATCCGGCCAAGCAACAGGCCGAAATCAACCGCTATCTGCTGAAGTTCCGCGAAGATATCCCGGGATACACGCACGTGTCGCTGATGCTGATTCCGCACAACAACTCGAAGGCTTTCGAGCTGAGCAGCAAGCGCGGCGAATTCGCCAAGAAAATATCGGCCCTGCTCGACACCGACGGCACGACGACCGAAATCAAGACGTTGCTGCGTAATATCCGCGACAGCCACGACCTGTCGGTCGGCACGCCTCCGATCAACAGCCGCCATATCGATTTCATGTCTCAGGTACAGCTAGGCGGCCATGTGCGCGACCTGCGCAAGTACCGCGACGTGATCGGCGTGACGGGCGACATCAACGAGGCGCACTGGAACTACCTGATGGACACGCTCGAGCAGATGATCAGCCAAAGTACGCACTACACGACCAAGGCCGAGATCAGCGACTTTCTGCACCGCAGCCAGTGGGCCGTCAATTTCAAGGGCATGAACGGCATGATCCGAACCGTCGTCTCGGGCAATGCCGACAAGGCCGTCCAACTGCTCAAGGGCGACGTGTTCCACAAGGACGCCGTCGTCGTGCTGGAAAGCCCCGCGCCCGAAACGCTGTACGAACAGATGACGGCCGATACGACCTCGATTTTCGTCGTCAAGGTCAAGCACGCGCGCATCAACCATTACTCGGGCCCGAAATGGTTCCCGCTGCTGACCCGACTGGTGATCGTCGACGACTCGAAAGAGTCTCGCAGCTCGAACACGTCGCTCGTGTTCTGCTTCCACAACGGCATTATCAACACGTTGAACAAAGTCCATACGAAAAAGCTCGGCTCGCCGGCCAACACGCAACTGAATCTGCGGCTGATTCTCGAGAACGTCAACCCGAGCTACCTGAAGGAATTCCGCGAAAAGCTCGAAATGCAGATCGAGGAGTACGGCCGCGAAATCAAATCGCTGCTGCTCGAGCAGACCGGGTCGGACACCGACATCGAGAAACGCATCACGCTGTTCAAGCTCGACTCTTTCTCGCGTCAGGTCGTGCAGGACAAATACTCGCTCGAAAAGCTGCGCGACTTCATTTTCTTTCTGGAAAACTGCCACAAGCAGGAAAACAAGAAGATTCAGACTCAGGAGCTGATCGACGAGTTCGAGAGCCGGATGAAGAACTATTTCTACGCCGGCAACAAGCTGATCGACGTGATCACGATCCTCGAGGGCGGCGGACGGCATCAGATCAAGACGTTCGGCGACTATCTGCGCAGCCGTACGTTCAATAACCTCAGCAGCAAGATCCGCTATGCCTGCCGGTTGATTCTGGACATCATCCCGAGTTGCTACGAACGGACGCTGAAGAACCATTTCCACAAGAATTTCGGTATCAATCTGTTCCTCGAAAAATATCAGGAGTACATCACCAAGACGAGCCGCGACGCCGACAACAAGGGACGCTTCGAGAAGTTCCTGATCGATCTGGGCATCCGCGACAAGTACTTCGCGCTGAGCGACGACGACAAGGAGATCGTCAAGAACTTCCTGTCGGCTTTGGGCAATCTGGACCAGACCTCGGTATCGGACTCCGTACAGATGATCATCCGCGACCTGCTGTTCAACCCGAACGGCCGGCCGAAGCCCTATATCGTCTATAACGCCGTGCAGGCATGGGAGTACAAGGACCTGCTGCCCGACGACTGTTTCGACATCAATCCGTTCGACATCGAGATCGAGAACGACGCCGACGGCCGTCTGGCTTACGACCGTCTGGTCGACAAACTGCTGCGTATCAAGTCGACGCTCGCGCTGTTCGACGACAGCGGCAGCCTGTGGGACCTGTTCTGCGAAAACACGACGATCATCGTCAACGACCCGAACAACCCGACGGGATATTCCGACTTCAACAGCGAGTCGGTCAACAATTTCCTGCGTTTTCTAAACAGTTGCAAGATCACGCTGTTTCTGGACGAGGCATACGCCGAAAGCGTCAAGATCGAGGACCGCACGATGCCCAAGTGGCGGACGCTGTCGCGCTACATCATGAACAACATCAACGCGCAGTCGCGCATCAAGGCGGTCTCGTCGCTTTCCACGACCAAAAATCTGGCCGCCACCGGCGAACGCCTCGGCGCCGTCGCGCTGACGCCTCAGGCGTCGGACTTCGCCAAGTACGCCCGCAGCTGCAACAGCGCCGCGCACGGAAATAACAACTCGCTGCTGATGCTCAACAACACGCTGCAAACGGCACAGGTAGCCAAAAGCATCAAGGATCAGATCGAAGCCGAACTGCCCAAGAACGCTTCGCGTTCGAAGATCAAGAAAGCGATCGTCCGCTTCATCGTCAACCAGATCGACAAGACCGAACAGTCGAACGAAATCAGCAAGACGAACCGCCAGCTGCATAAAACGGCCGGCTTCGAGGGCTCGCCGCTTTATCTGTTCCTGCTCGACGAACTGATCGCGCTGGACAAGCTCGACGTGCTGGGACTCCCCGACGACTTCAAGTATCAGGGCGAGCCGTTCTTCGTCTACTATCAGGCCAAACTGGTCGAGAACCTGAACCGGTTCCGGATCAACAAGAACTTCCGCAGCGAGTCGCTCAAGCGGATGAAAATGGCCAAGAGCGTCGCCGCCCGCCTGTTGGAGGAGGCGCCCGAAGGAACCGAATTGGGCTACATACAGTCCGACGGATCGTATCTGTTCAACTTCCGGATTCTCGGTCCGTTCTCCTACGCCGACGTACTGCTGTTCTGCCGCGCGCTGGCCAAGTACCGGGGCGTCGCCACGGTCCCGTATCCGACGGGGCTCGTGCGCTTCTCGCTGGGCGGGTACATCGCCGCCGGCAAGGAAGGCATGAAAATTTTCTCGGCCGAAATCGAGGATGCTTTCTCGATCTTCATCCGCTACTGGACCCGGTTCGCCGCCGAGCGAGCCGACGAGGCCAACAAGGGAGTCGAGAGCAAGGACTTGCTCGAGCGCGTGTTCTACTCCCCGAAAGATCAGGACTTCATCGACAGCCTGATCCGCGACTATAAGCTGTCGGCCCGGTACAAGAAAGACAAGGCCCCATCGCTGCAGATCCGCGACGTACGCTCGCTATACCATACGTCGCCCGAACGCAGCGGCGTGACGATCACGACGATCGGACGGTCGGCCAACTCGGTGATCGAGCTGCACGGCGACATCGTCGGCAGCTGCAAGGACGTGTTCGAGTTCGTACGCAGCTCCGCTTTCACGAAAATCTACGAAAACCTGCTCGCACAGGTCTACAAGAAAGTGCCCGCCTTGTCCGACATGGATTTCAACACGGTCAGCTCGCGATACAGCAAGGCCGTGATCCTGAAATACATCACCAATAAGAAGACCTTCCAGCCGAACCATCACGTACTGGACAATCCGGAGGAAAAGAACGTGATGCGCGAGATACTGATCGAAATGGAGAATCTGCTCTTCTCGGACAGCAAGATGAAAATTCTCGCGATCAACGCTACCGGCGACCCGGCTTTGGACAAAGCGAAGCTCGAGGGCCTGAACGCAATCATCAAGAAGTACATCCGTGAGATCCTGCTCCACTTCAACCTGCCTTTCGAGAAAGAGAGTCTGGAACCCAGCCGCAAGGAGATCATCCGCACGGCCGGCGAATGCTTCGAGGAGATCACGGGAATCAAGCTTTCGGAGCTCAACCTGAATATCTGGGTCGACGAATTCATGCGCAACCTGCGCGACCTGCCCGAGTTCAAGGGGCTGCTGATCTCGCAGAAAAGCATCGGCTACATCATGGATACGGTAGCCGAGGGCATCGCCCGCTCGCCGGAAATCACGGACAAGATCCTGTATCTGTACCTGCTCAACAACGACAACTCGTTCTACAAGCTGGTCTGCAAGAAGCTGCAATACTTCAACGAGAAGATCAAGAGTTGCGACGATGCCGAACTGCGGATGTTCACCGAGGAATTCGTTTCGGAAATCCTCCCGATGCAGCTTGAGGAGCTGAGCAACTACATCATGCGCAAGAAGGACATCAAGATCGCCGAGAGCGAGATATATGCCGTCACGCGGCGCGTGGTCCGGTTCTACATCAGCATGATCAAGCGCACGCGCGGAACCGACTATTACAACCGTTACGCGCACACGATGGTCCGCATCGTCGAGACGGCGTTCAAGAAACAGAACTCGAGCGTCAACGAAATGGTGCAGCACGGCATATCGCTCTACAAAGGATTCGCTATGGAGAACAAGGCGCTCGAGACATTCGAAGGCGGCCGCATTTCCTGGATCAACGAACTGATGAGCAAATGCGGCGTGATCAGTTCCGAGCAGCCCGTACAGCAACACACGCGGATCGTGACCGATGCGAAGAAGCGCGAATACCCGTTCCATAAGATCGACCGGACCGAAAGCCGTCGGGCAGAGGCGCTGCCTTCGGACGACCATCCTACCGAGTATATCCGCTACATCGATACGCGCCCCGACTCGTCTTTCTTCACGAACCGGCTGTCGCGCTTCGTCCGGAACATGGACTCGGACGACTACCGTTGCAAGGTCGTCAAGCACGGTATCGTCAAGGAGCTGGTCATTTTCCAAAAGGGATACCTAAAGTACCTGACCGACAACTACCGGCTCAACTATACCGAGGATATCAGCCTGAAGGACATCGTGAATTTCGTCCCGGACGTGATCTCGCTGCTCGGAGCGCCCGAAAAGCTGATTTCGTTCCCGCAGATAGGCTATTTCGACATCAAGGGTCCGTCGGGCAATATCAAGACGATCGTCACTCCGCTGAAAAAGGAAGCCGACTATTTCGGCGACGTAAAGAAACCGCGCCTGACGGTCATCAACGAAAAGGTGAAGGAGATCGGCGGTATCCCGCGTCACGGCTCGCTGTTTCTGGTCGAGGAGAACGACGGCAGCGTATTCGTGATCGAAATCAACGGCGACAGCGGGGTAGGCAAGAGCGAAATGATCGCGGCTTTCGTACTGAAATGGCTGCGCAACAACCTCGAGGGCATCCGTTCGGTCAAGATGATCGCCGGAGACATGTTCCACGAGTTCCAAGATGCCGACGGCAACCTGTACGGCATCGGCACCGAGGTGGGCGACTTCTCGCGCACGACGGATTTCGATCCGGATTACATCAAATACTACAAGTTCCTTTTCGAAAGCAGCGCCGACAGCAACGTCGACGACCGCAACGCGCGCAGCACCGTCAGCGGCATGTGCGACATCACGATGCCGTACCGCGTCGACATCATGCTGAGCGCCAGCAACTACTCGAAGGACGAGGGCGGCATCACGCGCATGGACAATCCGGAGAACTTTCTGCTTTACATCGACGCCCACGGCGAGCGGAAGGAGAAAGCCACCAGCGGCGACGGCCCGAACTTCCAGCGAACGCTCAAGCGATACACGGCCGACAAGAACATCGTCGAGGTCATATCGCGGCACGGCAACTACCTGGACGACATCCTCGACTGGGACTACAATCCGATCGACCGGCAGTATTACCTCGCCTCGTCGTACAAGCTGCTCGATAAGATCGACATCACAGAAGTCGTCCGGATGATCTTCGTCGGCCACAGCTTCACCCGCGACGGTATCCGCTACACGATCGAAGACGTCGCGTTCGACATGATCCAGAACCGCTTTACCGCATCGACCGTATACGAGGACGAAGCGGAGAAAGTGTATACCGACATCGTGCTCGATCGCCGCATCTTCAGCTCGATCTTCGACGCGCTGGCCAGCACGCCGGGCGGGCAGCCGTTCATCGCCGAAGAGGATCAGGTCGAGACCGTACACCGGCTGATCGAATGCCTGCGAGGCGGCAAGGACGGCCGCGGCGGAGCACGCCATATCCAATGCGGCGTACTGTCGACCGAGATCGGCAAGAAAGGCCGCGAAATCACCGGTCCTCAGAAAGCCGCCGCCGCATTGAAGCAGCTCATTCAGGAAGTGCGCGTCAACAAGCCGGAGATCAACGAGGGCAAAATCAAGGTCAAGCGTCTGATCAACGAAAAATATTACCACATTTTCGGCGGGGAAATGAACAGTTCGGAACTGTGGCGCTATAATTTCTACCTGTATCAGTTGGAAAACATGCGCAAGGCCGACCTGCGCCGCATGGACAACCGCAACAAGCGGGTCGACATCTCCAATCTGGTCGATTTCCATCCGGTAGCTCCCGATCACGAGTTCAGCCCGCTGCTCGTCAATCCTAACCTGAACATCGAGCTGAGCAGCTTCAGCGAAACGTTCGAGGAACTGATGAGCTTCCCGAACTATCCGGAATTCGCCGAGGAGTTCGCCGCCAAGCTCGACAGGCTGTACATTGCCGACGGATACAGCGAGGAGACGAACATCAACAACATGATCGTCCAGTTGCTGATTCTCGAAGGTTACATCAGCAGCGACGATCTGGCTCAGGGCAGCGTGATCGAGAAAGTCAACCGCGAAACGATCGCCGCGGCGAAGCACGCCGTCGTACAATACCTGAACCGGCAACGTTCCGAGAGGGCCGCCGAACAGCCCCAGACCGCGGCGAAAAAAACGCCGGAGAAGTCCAAGCAAGAGCGGAACAAATAA